TCGCCGAACCCAATAGTGGTCAGCGTCACAAAACAGTAATAGAAACTGTCGAAGTAGCTCCATCCTTCATAGCGGGAGAAGACGGCCGCTCCCGTTGTGGTGATGAAAAAGGACAGAGTTCCGATGGCCATCATTAGATTAATTTCGGTCGCTTCAGTTTGAGCGCAACGCAGAAACTCTTTGGCTCTCTTGATGACAACCGATGCGAATTTGTTGAGACGCTCTCCTATGCTCTGGAACATGACGAGGCCTAATGGGATGCCCACCATGGCATAGGCCATGCAAAACGCCTTGCCGCCTATTGTTACGGGGGTGGAGTGGCCGTATCCTGTTGGAGAGAAAAACATGAGAATTACTTTCGCAATATGATATAgataatgaattaatagaattaactgttcagtatatattatatattcatatttcctGCTAAATTCtaatatagagaaaatatagcataagaggatttcactgttaactctgCTGATAGTCCTTAgatagttatttttcgtgaagctatttgacgctggtagtctctcatactgtgccgttcatacccACGCACAGGCCCAGAGCTGATTTAGGGAATCATACTCAGCAAAATACTCATTCTCGTTAAATTCAACTCAGCTGAGCTTCAGTCTCTTTAACCTCAGACTTCAGTTTCCataatctaaaggtgcgtacagatatacgcgctgcgaacatgagcaatgcacttttaatcagctgattatatctgtattcttacagaaacggtaagatacaaatatgaaaagcttggcatcagctgattaaaagtgaattgctcatgttcgcggcgcgtaaatctgtacgcaccttaatatgcTGTTGAAATCGACTCATTCGAAGAGATACTGGCTGACTCAATTCGCCTTACGACATGGTTTCTAATTCTATTTAGAtgataattttagtttttgaactGAGTTGCACTTTGAGTTGAGTTTTGTGATGCGAGTTGTTTTGCCATTAATTCATCAACTAAATTGTTGGTTGTAAAAATGAGCTGAGCTTGAACGAATTTAATAAGGAGAATTCAAAAATAGTATTGTGTTACTATGAGATAATCAAAATACTATGTGTGAGATAATCAAGTTCAGTCAAGTGTCCTGAAGTCATTTCAAGAAGGAAACTCATTTCTAGTTGAGTTGATCTTATTTAAATCATGACATCTCTATTCAAATCAGGCAACTCGATTCAAGAGTCAAATTAATCTTAGTTGCACCATTCAGCCAAGCTCAGTTGTCAGTTTGGTTCAGTTGAACCAAAATAGTGTTACGAGTCTTGGACCCATCCTGAttgttgaacaattattttgaaaaaccatatcAAAGTGTATTCAAAAGGTATTGGCTGATAAAATTATAGGTTCATGTTCAGTAACGAAGTTCATAGCTTAGTTTATTAGACATTTTGAAAGATTTGATGAAATGCGATGGAAGCAGAAGATAATAATGAAAGTTTATGATTGTTGTGGTAAATCAGTTGAATATGAAGATATACTTTTATCAGATATGGTATTGGTAACTTACCAATGGCAGCTAAGACGACTGTAGCAAAGTAGAATGCTCCAGCAAACTTCCATTGTGGTCCAGCTTTATGAGGCTTATTTTCAGTTATCACAATCTCTATCATCCGGTAATCCTCTTTTGTTATGTTGTATTTGTTGATCAAACCATTCCTCATATCTGTTCAAAGGATGAACAAATATCAGTTTGAAGAAGTCATTACttcaaatacattttcaagttcaaggtTATTACTTTCTGAATTAATTTCACGAAATAATAAGAGAAAATTTAGCAGTAGAATCATTAGGAACATAGTGGATAAACTGGATATAAACTCACGATAACAAACTGAAATGTCAGACATAATAAATGAATCAAGAGAGTATAAAGTTACATAAATCATTACTATTACGATTATGTTAGCTTTTTGGTTTTCTTATAAAGTTCTTTTacaattagtccagtcaaggaaatgTTATatagggaaaagttgggaagacaatttttgaccccccagttctgtttagggtagtaagtaGGTGAACATaccaaaagtccccacccctactaCCTGTGCTGAggaggtgggggtggttcaaaggtaccagttttttgtttctcgcatataactcgaaaaatatgtatcttacggacataactgttgtataaaaaattaaagcttacaaaatttcctacaatatcCATTCCacaacttttttaatttttttatatctcctctagtttttgagatatctgctcttgaaggtgtgacatttttgaaaaaaacacgtttgccacaatttttttttctatttttgctcttataactttttgaaagtcGACGGGAAAAATCAAtactgattatgagcttatagagcattaaattttcttcaatttgatgtataatttcacacttttatggATTTTCCTACttcttttgcagcagctttagtatTGAGTGTGGAATCTCCAtatttgcaacaatagaccaattgacaaaggaatttggagggaatgttttaaacaaaatttttgaccttgcagctttgttgagactagttggaaggagaacatatcaaaagtccccattccctAATCATGTGCTAAGggaatgagggtggtttaaaagttgcattaaCAGCGTTTTGctcccacgctcatatcttgagaaagaTGCATTTAACCGACATAACTCACTATTAAAAAATGAAGCATGATAAATTCTCTAAACTTTTTGTCTAGTGGAACTTTGttatattcccaacagttcccgagatattagCTCTTGAAGGTgtttaattgttgaaataacaggtttttatacaattttttgcTCTCAGgacttataactctccaacaatgcatcgtaaaaactGATgtttatcgtaggtttgtagagcattgaattctctttgaaattttgtattatttcactattccaagttttcctttcattgttgcagcagcttcaatgtggggggtgaaattttcattgctgcaacaagtgtcaactcagcggttccacaccttccacagaggggataaagatgcgcacttttgctatgttcacttactaactagtccaaattaagctgcaaagtaaaaaattgtgtcacagacacccccttcaaatgtcattgtcaaacgatcgattgttgcagcaatgaaaatttcacccctacattgaatattgaaataatatatgatttcaaagagaattcaatgctctacaaacctatgATAAGCATAAGTTATTACGATggattgttggagagttgtaagccctgaaagagcaaaacattggataaaaccctgttatttcaacaattccaaACTTTTAAGAGCTAATATCTCGGTAACTGTTGTGAATATCACAAAGTTCCATTggacaaaaagtgtagagaatttatcaagcttcatttttgaattgttgGTTATGCCGGTTAaatgcattgttctcaagatatgagcgtgggtgcaaaacgctgaaaatgcaacttttaaaccaccctcatccccttagcacatgagtaagggatggggacttttgataattatgttctcctcccaactagtctcaacaaagctacaaagtcaaaaattgtattcaaaaCATTCCCTCTAAATTCcattgtcaattggtctattgttgcaaaactggagatttcacactcaacactaaagctgctgcatcAGGTGCAGAGAAATTCATAAAAGtgtgaattataatttaaattgaagagaatttaattctctaTAAACTCATAATCAGCATTGATTTTTCCCGttgattttaaaaaagttataagagcaaaaatagaaaaaaattggtggctaacgtgtttttcaaaaatgtcacacattCAAGAGCAGATATatcgaaaactagagaagatatagaGAAAGTTGTGGGACTAATATTGTGGGAAATTATGtaagtttcaattttgtatataacagttatgtatgtaagatacatatttttcgagttatatgcgagaaaccaaaaaatggtgcctttaaaccacccccacccctttatcACAGTGGGTAGAGGCTGGGACTttcgatatgtttacctccctactaccctaaacagaactgcggggtccaagattgtcttccaaacatttccctctatacccttttttgagcatccattgcctggactaaattCATTTTAGtataaagaaataatattcaaatgagAATCCTCTTCATCCATAGAAAGAGTATTGAACTATATGGTTCGGAGATTGATAAGcactatcatttttatttttcaccatACAAGAAAAATTATTCGAGTAGTTTTCACGCTTGTGGTTGGCTGTAGCCAGAGAGCCAATAGGAACTCAGTAGGCGAATCTTGTCTTTGACGTACTTTCTAGTTGTTGTTGATAGTTGATAAAACGCTTCCTATCAATTGAATctgaacattttttaaatttaaataatgataatacaaaTCTTCTTCTataaaaattcttatctcactgactcactcactgatcacgatttctagAAAACTACTAgacggattgcaacaaaacttgaaatatagcttccttataagtcctaggtgctcactaagaaatcttttggcgataaaaagtaaattcgtatggcttttgttggtggggagtcccttgcgggaaggtcccaccgcctgaatatataatttaagccgtcaatgggccttacgactgtcatacttcagccgggaccgacagtttaacgtgcccatccgataacatgggagtgatctggttaaaaaacttttgatattgagagggtttgaacccgggatctctatgctgctaagcaggcactctatccactagaccacggatatttggcgatattttcactctaagggtggtttttaagggtttaaagttcgtcttttagcacgtatattcttcttcttcaaatctcttaataaattataattgaaatgtccataacttaccatatgttaatatagaactataatctcgAGAGAGcacctctttgaaacagttgttaactggctattaaattaataattttgtcaggctGACTTTAAGttaagttgactttgttaggttggcaccaactAACTAATTTTAAGTTTGAGAATGaattaaaatgcatttttcgcgaaaaaattgattggaactgctacttcaatcagagctattcctgggaatattatattattatttattctccaatcacttgataattattatacggTCGAGACATGTCgtgattaaaaaattttaaaaatggtactaagatttaaatttttatttctattcctgagaaataaacaaacaaacttTCATGGCGGGAGctgcttctatcaattgatcctattttCATCTAGGGAGAGCACCTTTCCGGatacaaaattctatgacagtgacgagatcatatttatttattatttcagttattcagcaagcaatttttgtttgtatgatggatCTCAAGAACGATTATAACGACTTTGGTAGAATTtaggttataaatattttacaaaaataatcttatctttcaattcccgtagcgtagcacgggtgccctgctagtttaatataaaattatagctcgaaattattttcaattacattACTTTGAATGAATGTATTCCTATCTCACTCACCTTGCAAGAACTCCCATCTCTTCCTCTCCGTTTCTGATTCTAATGAATCAAAAACAGCGGCACCCACCAGAAGATAGGTGAAAGTGCAAACGACCAGAGAAAGAGTTCTCACGTTTTGtcttttcataattaataattgaagagaGCTACTCGAATAGAATCATCTCTCTTGGATTGTATCAGTTTAAATGATAAACTGGCTGGGATTTCATCTAGAATCaatgattgataaattaaatAAGGTAGAATGTCACTaataaaaatgtagaaaatgaAGAGTTGAACACAGATACTTGGAAAATGATCTGAACAAATGTATGGATAGAACAATATTAGTCTATTATAAGTGATTGAACTCAAATGAGTGAACATAGCAATGTTAGATATCAATCAATAGTACTAGTGATAATGTTGTCACTATTGTATATTGTATCTACTTTAATATAatgaaaagataaataaatatattggctcaattgtattgtattgagaTCCTCTCCATATATTACCATATTCATGATCGACCCCAAGGGTATGGGTGTATCATTAAATCATTGTACAAAGAAGAGACATGTACGAcaagaaaatattcatttagagcaaattaatcattttttattctcacaGTGGGGGAAATTCTCTCACAAATAGACTACAATTTGGACTAAAGTAAACATAATAAATTGTAGAAAAAAAACATTCTCATTCGAAGTAAGTTCAAAGTTTATATTATTGAGTTCATTTCTAGTGAAAAATtgtgttgaaaaattaatatttatcttcCAATCTTTAAACAATAGGCCTATTCAAGTTTCGTTATCTAATCAACTGATCAGTACGGTTATGATTATCATTTCAATAGACTGAGTTTTCCCCTGAGATCAACAGGCGTATCTCGTATGAGCTGCTTATTGAAGGTTTTGGCTTTCATCCAAATTTTATCAGTTCAGGATGGTGATCAGAGCTGTTATCTCAATACAGATTGTGAATGGATAATGCATGGGGAGTTCTGATTGATGGTAATTGAAAGAAGTGTGAGAAGTTATAGTATTGCTTGTGTATAGAAATTATAGTTgcttgtgatgaatttttctattatataatatcgtgcatgtgaaatttattgttattctgaagAGAATGAGACACCATTTCTATCAGAtaattgtcatttattattgaaagaatagGCCTGTCCAATTACTTctagaattttgaaatgtttctaCTGCCGTGCGCTGTGCGCTATCGGTACTGATTGGCTATGATaggataagataagataagatatatttTATTGCTAATAAACATATACAATGCAGTAATAGGAAAAagtcacaatacaaacaatacaatagaagtAAAAAAATCATAGCACTGGCAGAAGTAACAATACAATAACAGTTACAATACAACCAACAACTGAACCAACCGAATACAGTCATAGGAAAAGAAAGAAACAAAACTGACTAGAACAATCAACACTGTACCACAAGTGTAATATTATCTCGATATAGCTTATTTTATGGACAAGACACATACAAACTTTACTCTGGTAGACATTAATAACAATACTAACATTCAAGAAACTCTTGCACTGTATAGAAAGACTTGAATGTAACCCTCTTGACCTAACTACCATCTTGAAACGCCCAACTGGAATAGCTCTAATTTCTAGCCGCAGCctgttgaataattttgtttgcTGGAAATAATGGCTTTAGTAAGTTTTCCTCAGTCAAACGTGAGGCACTGTTAAATTCTCCCTATTCCTATTATTGAAATGGTGGGTATATGACTGGATATCAAAACTGGAATTTTTTTGTCTCACCTGTTAcagattttgataaattaaaagtGCCGGATAcaatttaatacaataattgaatattcaaaaataacatGAATATTTGTTATAGGGCCTATAACTAATATTGAAAACCTAC
Above is a window of Nilaparvata lugens isolate BPH chromosome 4, ASM1435652v1, whole genome shotgun sequence DNA encoding:
- the LOC111050302 gene encoding two pore potassium channel protein sup-9; amino-acid sequence: MKRQNVRTLSLVVCTFTYLLVGAAVFDSLESETERKRWEFLQDMRNGLINKYNITKEDYRMIEIVITENKPHKAGPQWKFAGAFYFATVVLAAIGYGHSTPVTIGGKAFCMAYAMVGIPLGLVMFQSIGERLNKFASVVIKRAKEFLRCAQTEATEINLMMAIGTLSFFITTTGAAVFSRYEGWSYFDSFYYCFVTLTTIGFGDYVALQNDQALIKKPGYVALSLVFILFGLAVVAASINLLVLRFMTMNAEDVRRDDSEMVPASQHVLTLEGEELALNGKMIAERTDSGGGGGNYDSDQVSVCSCNCLGPSKGHSQFPNLEPMYMSAQGAKGGA